The Nerophis ophidion isolate RoL-2023_Sa linkage group LG05, RoL_Noph_v1.0, whole genome shotgun sequence genomic interval GTTTCTTGAATCTTAGGGCGTCTGCTGCATACCGCTCTCTGATTGGCTTTCACGTTATGTGCCTGCATTCAATGTAGCGCTAGGTTCACCCGACTAACAAACCATGTGGAGCTGACTTCGCCGCTCCCGCTTGCGCACGATAAGGTTTATAGATCGAATGTGATCCTCATGCCCCGCCCATTCGTCGCTTGTCGTTTTCAACCAGCGGAAGTTCGGAAAGGTTTCCACCATACGGTCTCTGGTGGGTCGGTTGAAGGGCCTTTGGGGGTAAATTAAGATATCTGATTTTGCACAATGGCAGCAATGCTCCGGTCCGTCCTGAACAAGAAGGTAAAGTAACCATTGAAGTGTTTAACATGCGCAGAAAGCTATCGACCGACGTGGCTATCTTAAGCACGGACTGGTCGTAATTCGCTAATATTTGTTGAAGTCGCTTACATCCTGGTTCGCTGGCATTGCACAGTCTTCAACTGGTGAGTCCGCCATGTAaattaaaagttgtgtttgattCCTTGCAGAGTCCGCTTCAGCTGGGCCGTATGTGTTACTCCTCTGCGGTAAGAGTTCTCGCTGTGCAGCTTTTATAACATCCGACACGTGAACGTCACACTGGACGTCAACATGACGCTTCAATAATGCACGTTTCAcaagaaaacatgaaaaatagtGTGGACCTTTCCTTCATGCAGTGTACTTGAACGAcgcaatgtacttttttttttttagctacgtGCAACTTGTAAATGCTTTGGAGGAGAACtgaactttttgggaattttggctGCCATTTACAATCCTTGTGTATGACAAGCACACATGTTGTCCTTATTTTAATGCATGTTAACTAGTAAATTAATATGATCACAAGTCTGCCGACAATGGAGTCTATTGAAGTcgttctattctgcctataaagcatttaaaaaacattcaaacacctcCATAAAGGTTTTTTATACACGCTGGAAGTATACgggcacttttctacctttaaggtactcaaaatGCTTTGACActctttccacattcacccattcacacactaatggcgggagctgccatgcaaaggtGCTAAcaaagacccatcaggagcgagggtgatgtgtcttgctcaaggacacaacggacgtgactaggatggtagaagctggggattaaaccaggaaccctcagtttgctggtacggccactaaCCGGCGTGGCGCGGTTCTGATAGAGAGTGATGAaaaagccatcaatctgtcaatcctttccgtgtcggTAAGCTTCCCCATGTTGGGTTTGTTAAattgtgtataccgtatttccttgaattgccgccgaggcgctaatgaatttaaaacctcttctcacccctgggcttaccaaaggcacgcggtaaaagtaagcatgcgctaattattttaaaacctcttctcactccagcacttaccaaaggtatgcagtagaaatttgagtgtgatgtaatcttggacctttaatcctactgaatagctcttaatcttcttccctttatgcgatttcaaattacaggGATAtggaatcagcctcctccattttcaaaatgatgacaggggaagtgtcactcgtgatgccACAAGttagaccaggcggtaatactaagcatgtgctaatattTTTTGGAttcaagtttgacccggcagtaattcaaggcaggcgcatactatatgccctgtggcaattcaaggaaatacggtatatgtaatgtagtagcaGGAACAttcataacatttaatatttatctattttgataattttaagcaacCTCtttgcattaatttcaaaaacgcgtcacgtttgctttttccttcaacaTCACTGATTGCTCTTtaatgcagacttcatgagagccaacagacataataactgcacaatgtctgctgtcactaggGTACTAACTGTTcggatgttgatatattcccgtTGATATATTTCTGTTTAGAAGAAAAAGGGGGTGAAACCAAAGATCTTTTCTTGTCTTTCTTGCCATTCCCGGGACTAAATTGGATGGCAGACTTGACCACATTATCGGcttatgtcctcatccttctactatccagatgAGAGACATTATTTATGATGTAGAATAAACTTTTATTAGCTCCGAGgcaagaaagcagctcaccagctcatgatgttaatataacagcaacaagttagttagctctctgtgatcactgcgccactataaatagtttgtctgcgttagcgctaaTATTACCTATCACCATCTGCTGAAGTTTCTGGACGACCGCTTTACCATCAGAGCCACTTAAATAACCATACATGGTCACATGTACACCTATCAACAATTTAGTCCTAATTTAttgtaacatgcatgtttttggggTGAAAGGTGGAATATTCTCACATGCTGATATTGGGAAGAACATGAAATCCCCACACAGAGTAATTCAGGGACTTGAACCTAGATCTCCATACTATGTGGCTGACATAGTCACCACTCAACCACTGTGCGCCCCCCTGAACTGCAAACTGCTACACATGGTGATTGTAGACaaaaacatcacattttaacTGTAAACTCTTATACTGAGTTATCGCCCCCAAATTGTCAGTATCCACTGCAACCTACAACCAGAATAATAAACATTGTGAAACTGTGTATTATCtttgtaaatatttttatattattagaTTCTGTACATTATAACCTGTGAATGTATTTGTGTTACACTGCAGCCTACCACCAAGCTCTTCATCGATGGCAAGTTTGTGGAGTCTAACACCTCCGAATGGCTCGACATTCATAACCCTGTGAGTATTTATAGACGCTCTGTGCCCTCTCTGATAACAACGGCACTAGCTGTGGTGTGCCCTAAAAATTAATATTTGAGAGCGTTTGCGCAAGAAAAACGATCAAAAAAGGCATCTGAGGGCATCCGAGTTCCATTTTGGCTGTATTTCAAGCTGTGATGTCTCCAGCAAGGTTATAATAGCTCGTAAAGTCGGCCGAATGCAAACAGACATGTTTACAACATTGTAAAAGGACAAAAAAGCTTTATGCCATCATTGATAATGCAGTAGAGTACATGTTGTTATTTGAAGTAATGACTGCCCTTTGCCTGCGCGTCTGTCTGGTCTGTCTTTGCCCGTCAGGCCACTAATGAGGTGGTGGGCCGAGTTCCCAAAGCCACAGAGACCGAGATGCTGGCAGCTGTGGATTCTTCCTCCAAAGCTTTCCGGTCCTGGTCCGAGACCTCCATCCTGAGCCGGCAGCAGATCTTCCTGCGCTACCAGCAGCTAATCAAGGACAACATTGTAAGACTTATTCTACGTCACTTTACAGCTGAGCAGTGTATTATTTTATCCTGTACCCTCGTCTTGTGTaccctttactttttttttttttagaaagagtTAGCTAAGATGATCACACTGGAGCAAGGCAAGACACTCGCAGATGCCGAGGGCGATGTATTCAGAGGACTACGTAAGTAGAACTCTTAAATGCTACAATAAGAATAAGATAGAAACACATGCAAAACATTCTATTTCAATCCCTCAATCTCTCTAGTGCATGCTAAAGCAATAGGAGGCAAGATAACTTCTAAGCATAAGGTAATTTACTCCTGAATAAAAAACGGTCAGCAAAAAGGAAGATTAATATTGAAGTAGTTAAACCTAATTGCTGCTAAATAAACAATTAATACAAATCCACAGAACAGGTGGCATTGTAACCCCTAACTATTAAAATGCTTTAGCCATTCAAACACTAGAAGAAAGTAAAGTGGGTATAAAGGTGCTAATCCTGGAAACAAATTTACGTTGAACATAAAGTTGACAAAAGAACATAATTACTAAGATAAATGATGAAACTGACTGCTTTTAGGAAATGCTCTGATTGTGATACAATTTAGACACATTTTATCCTGGCAGTAGTGCAGTGTTTTGATGTGGTCAATTGGCTGAATGAAATGCATGGGAAAATACAACCGAGTGAACCGAGTGCCTCCTCTGAAATGActtcttaacattttttaaaatcccCCTGCAGTTATACTTTTCTTCACTTCCTCGTGAAAATCCTGCCGCGTTTATCATTTTCCTGGATTGATGCGTTTCCAGTAAAGACGAGCAAACAGCACAGTGGAGGCTTCCAGCGTTGTTCCAGGGAGGTTTTTATGTGCGTCTTTTGGATTGATCGCTGCTGGCCAGCAGCTAGTTAATGGGCCGCgataaaaacacaatttcacCCTCACTCTGTTTTCTGATGACAGGAACAGAAAGTCTGCCAATGACACCAAATGTATTGTGTACTTGTCCGCTCTAGCACAGCGAGCTTGTCTGGTGTGACTCTGCAACTTTTagtcaaatgtacatacagtaagTAAAGCTATTGGGGACATTTGAGGCACCTCCAATAGGTTGTTGTGTTCATAAGAGTAGAATACATGTAAATACAGACATCATCAAAGACAAAGGGCCTATGACCTTTGGACAATTTGCTTGTTGTAGTTTTGTTTTATGGTAgcgtttttttttcaatcaatcttGCTATAATTTTACATACATGCGATTGTAAGTTACTTAAAAAATGTGTACCCAATTTGTGTCTCAAAGCTGCAGCTTGAAGTTTGGAAAGCACGTTAAACTGTGTGAGAAATCTTAAAGTACCAGCATaggggaaaaacaagttgcctctatattgaagctattaccatatactgtatatttgaaTTATGACACCTATTGAATTCCAAAGTTTGCGAATACATAGACATGATCATAATAGTATCAATCCCTTGGAGATTCTCGAGCCATTTAGAGAGATAATGAGGAAGTCAGACGTGTCATCGCGTGACGTAGAAGTAGGAATCACATATCCCTTCCCTACCAAAAACAATGCAATTCGTACTGACTTTTTGAGAGCCAACAACTTTTACTTTGGGCAAAATTATGATCCAAAAACCTATATTGTTGATTCTGAGtgtaaggaggatgagctacaagttttaaaagCGCTGCTAAACAATTCAGGCTTCAGTGGAACGCTTCAGCAaaatgtagcagtattgctaagtgctaaactacaaacataataaaatgataTCTTGCTGTACATTGTCTTCTCTTACTTCGATGACGACTTATAAGATGTCCATATCTTCCCGTGTAGATGaacaattaatcatgatacacacaaagggttaacaaggaagtctccctgcagacactgtcttaggttgtgtgtgtttgtctccatctccGGATTtacattgaatgtcacagatAAACAACTTCTAGATTCAAGGCAAAATCCTCCCATTATCCagatgagatgcatgatttatattCTAGAATAACTTTTAACGGGCCGAGACGCGATGAGGCGGGAGCAGCAGGACGTCGCTGCTAGCTCACAGAAAAGCAACAGAGGGCCACTTAGCTGtctgttagcacttataataacaacatcgttagtatttggttaatattcaggtcacgatatgtatagagtattgttggcgggttaGATGGTTACTTAAAAGGTTTcgtgggcaaaatagagagcaCCCAGTGACTCCATTGTTAGTGAACAAtttatgtattaatttatttatgacttagaatcattaaaaaaaaaaaacatatgcgtCCATGTCTtatatagggattgtgaatgatagacagcacatGTCTGTCTAATGTTTGCGTATTTCAAGTTTAACTGATCTAATACTAtagtcagagtgcagaagcgttcccAATGTGACGTCAATCTCCGGAAATAGCCAAAGGTATTCCGAGCAGAATATTCAAAACGggtgactgaatttgtggcattttgtgatatttaaacagtgtttttACATACTTTGTGGGTTGTAAATATGATTGAATATGGTTTAatagatacaatgaaacacaattaagcatatagagtcaacttgtttttccactctactggtaatTTAAGTCCATGTTTGTTGAGAAAAGCCAAATTTCCACTCATGATAGTTTCCAGAAGTGTCTAATAAAACCAGCCTCTTTGCAAAACTGAATCTAGAGAGCTTTGAATATTCACAAAATATAGTGTAGCATTAAGTcgctaagttggcaacactgattCTTTGTGCTATGTTCGTATTCTCTGGCATACGTACAATGAATAGAatcgaatagaatagaatggactttattgtcattatatttgcatgtaatgagattaaggactccaatttaaggtgcggttgtggtgCACAATGGTGACTGTACATACTGGTGGCTGATATATTTTTATCCTTTCTGGTAGCCTAATAAGCTAAAGAAAATAGTATCACTGCTCTCGTTATGATGCAGCAGAGTTGAACGCAATAATAAACCACAATGCACATAATTTTGAATAAACACCTGAGGAATGAGAATTATTGTCTTTGTAAAGGCAGATTTTGTCATTTGTTGAAGCAAATCGTTGACCTgcaatttttataaattttttttcaatccaaaaTGAGAAGAGTCTTCAATTTAGCCTGTATTGCCGTGCAGAGTTCCAATTAAGGTAGCAGAGTGTGTTAAATGCTTTTAGCACCAGTGTTCCTACCGTGAAGCACTTTAGCTACAATTACGCGCCTCCCCTTCCGTCACTTGCTTACTCTGATGGTGGCAGCAGCGACACGCTAATCTTGTTGAGGAATTAAGAGCCGCTGCGCCTCTTTCATATAATGGCGCATTCATCCGGGTTATTATTACCAGACGCCATGCCAAAGTGTTGCTTTGTGCAGCTCACAGCACCAAAATAACAGTTATCAGCAGCAAAACATgtgcaggtgtgctgccagctAAAGGATTTACCGACCAGCCGTCAAGTTCCGTTTGCCGTTTGCTCAGCTGAAATCAACAGCCAGCATGTTAACTGCTGCAGCGAGAGAACACAATGCATTATTATGTAAATATCCTATACTATCTGCATAATTAGTTGGCTAGTTGTATTTTAAAGGATCAATatttttaagcaaaaaaaaaaaaaatcagcatttgGTATTTTTAAGGAGAGTATTCTTGGACACAAATATGCAACAATTGTGTATGGAAACATCAACATTTTCCCatctcacttgtttattttcatcaGTTTTTTTGAAATGCTTGACTTTCTGAGTGGTGTTTTTGGCAAATTCTGCCTGTGGAGAAAATAAGCTGCCTAATAACTGTGTACAGCTGCACACTTTGAAGTTTAGGTTGTCCGTCCCTCCCTACACACATCAGTACTTGTGCTTACATCCAATTTACATTTATGCACCGTTTAAACATTCTAAAACTAATTAAATACAGGTCAATATATGCCAGCCTTACAGATTTGAGAATAGTGATTTAAAATCTCCAAAAGTTGTGTTGTCCCGATTTTTTTGGAGCCTTTCGTATTGGCCCAGAACTGGCTTGATCAAGTAAAATGATTACGAGAAAAATGATAGGTAAAAAACCCGAATAGTTTACTTATTAACAGTCTGGAATTGACTTATGCTGTGTTtgaattgaagtgaagtggatATTGTGTTATGGCGACATCGAGTAGCCACAGTAATTAGTTAAATTAAACTCatgacacagtaagttgaatgattcGGACAGGTTTGTTACGAGATACTTTTCTAATACGTTTcttccttggagactttgtatctgtaatTAATATGGCTTTCAAATGATTAGTTTGTTTAataacattttggaatttggattagtcataattaatcacaggtgattaccGTACTTTTttccataaatcaaacaaaatccCCAGGCCAAAAATGGCTCTCTGGCCACACTTAAGAGACCCCTGAATAAAAATTGTACACATACTATAAAAATGTTCTGTGTCATTGATAACATATTTCTTTAACTACTGTGCAATGTACTCCCCTGTGTGTTTAAGCCttacttaaaatcattttttctcaTTGAGTTTGTCACTCCCTGCAGAGGTGGTAGAGCACACCTGCGGCATTACATCGCTCATGCTGGGTGAGACCCTGCCATCCATCACCAAGGACATGGACACCTACACTTACCGGCTGCCCATCGGTGTCTGTGCCGGCATTGCCCCCTTTAACTTCCCGGCCATGATTCCGCTGTGGATGTTCCCTATTGGCATGGTGTGCGGCAACACCTACCTAATGAAGCCCTCGGAGCGTGTGCCCGGATGCACCATGCTTCTGGCCAAAATGCTGCAGGACGCCGGGGCGCCTGATGGCACGCTCAACATAATTCACGGGCAGCATGCAGGTGAATCCATTCCTAAATCTTGTAACTAACATGTCCATATACAATGAAAAATGTCTATAACTTGTCTATATTTTGATAAAGCTGTGAACTTCATCTGTGACCACCCTGCTATCAAAGCCATCAGCTTTGTGGGCTCCAACCAGGCAGGGGAGTACATCTACAACAGGGGTTCCAAGAATGGCAAAAGGGTTCAGTCCAATATGGTAATACACTACCCCAGCATTAGAGATGAGAATCTTTGGGAACCTCACGATACGATTACGATTCAGGGACTACGATGCTATTATAAATCgattatttatacatttataattattacattgtatatttttattttatggtaTATTGTTAATACATTGTATATTATTACCATATTTCGTATTCTAAATGTATTAGATTTAATTATTAATCATGTCTACAAGATTTAGCCGGCTACTGACGCTGTATGCAGTAATGCATCATTTACGGTTTTTAGATTAGTGTACACAACATAACATATGCATATGAAAGATTAGATACATGAGAGCTGCAGTAGCCTGCCCgagtgagggaaaaaaaaaagaccctaATTGGCGAACAAGCATCTTTATTTCATTTGTGAATGTTCACTTTGGCAACAGTCGTCATAAACTTGTGGCCCAAAGATGTGTCGTCAATCTGCTTCACTGCTTGGCTAACATACGTGTTGCCCcactttgtggatattatcaCCTTTCCTGATTTGATTCATTAATGTACTTGGTAATTTAGTCTTCCAAGCTGATTACTCTCTGCTGTAACGCGATTACTCTTAGTCTTCTGTTGAAGTGCACAAATCATAAATTTTTTTCATGTTGCACTAATTCACATTCAAGCTAGCTTTGCGCCATGGCGAGCATAGCATGTCCAATTCACCATGTTGGGTTTTTTGCGGTGACTTTTTTTGCACTCTATTTGTGCAACTGAGTCTTTATAGATAataaatggtatttatttattcattttgcaaTGGATACTAGATaactaaataattattttatattgAAATAAAATCAATTTCAGACAAGATATAATACAAAAATGttaaattaaatttttatatGTAGAGTATACATCGTTAATGCATTTGTTCATAATCAATTTCATTCTTGATAATATACAGtatagcagtggttttcaaccttttttcagtgatgtaccccctgtgaacattttttttaattcaagtaccccttaatcagagcagagttgaaaaaaagagataaagaagtgagatacagcactatgtcatcagtttgtgatttattaaattgtataacagtgcaaaatcttgctcatttgtagtggtctttcttgaactatttggaaaaaaagatgtacaaataactaaaaacttgttgaaaaatcaacaagtgatttaattaaaaagatttctacacataaaagtaatcaactcaaattgccttctttggggattgtaacagagatccatctggattcatgaacttaattctaaacatttcttctcaaaaaataaatctttaacatcaatatttatggaacatgtccacaaaaaaatctagctgtcaacactgaatattgcattgttgcatttcttttcacagtttatgaacttacattcatattttgttgaagtattattcaataaatatatttataaagtattttttaattgattctatttttagaatatttaaaaaaaatctcatgtaccgcCAGGGGTATGCGTAaactcatttgagaaccacagcaaTATAGTATTCATTGTTGTAAACAATAATTTTTGTTTGCATTGATTATACTTCTTAATATAAAAGTTTAATATTGGAACTGGTAAAGACTTTGATTactttttcttaaattttttatCTTTTAGTTCTTTATATTTACAGTTTTTGTGGTCGTaatgtttttaaatttatatAACAGCTGAAAAGCTTTTTTCTGAGCTTGACTGTCACGTGATCAATGATTCTGCACTGCAGGGTGCCAAGAACCACGGTGTGGTAATGCCCGACGCCAACAGGGAAAACACCATCAACCAATTGGTAGGTGCTGCTTTCGGAGCAGCTGGACAGCGCTGCATGGCGCTCTCCACCGCCATCTTTGTGGGCGAGTCTCGTGAATGGCTGCCGGAGCTGGTGGACCGCTCCAAATCTCTGCGTGTCAATGCAGGTAATTTCTGTCAAATACTCCATGAGAGCTGGAATGGTGGCGTGTTAAACAAACAACAATGTGCCACGGTGTTAAGGCGATCAGCCCGGCGCTGATGTGGGCCCCCTGATCTCCCCTGAGGCCAAGAACCGGGTGGAGTCTCTGATCCAGAGCGGCGTTGAAGAGGGGGCCAAACTGCTGCTGGATGGGAGAAACGTCAATGTTAAAGGATACGAAAACGGCAACTTTGTGGGGCCCACCATCTTGGGCGGTGTGACGGTAAGCTGAGAGTCAAAATGGTTGCTTGTATAGTCTTAACAACTGATTGGCTTTATTTTGTTATGgcatttttgtattttaacaGTAAATTCAGTGGAAGCCACTTAAGTTAGTCCTGTTAACGGCGACAACCATTCAGTGCACAAACCAATGTAGTTGTTGTACAGGTGGCAGTACAGGTGGCAGTAATAGTAGTATGTCAACATGCATTACAATGTTGTTATGCTACTCATCGCTTAGCAATGTAAAGCCGAAGCAACGACATTACAACTGTCGAGTTACCTAGCATTAAAACATTGATTTTCTGTTCACTGCAAGgtgaacttcaaaataaaagtattgtGGTCTTAACCCGGATTTTACGACAGcaacacacaaaacattttttttttaattacttaccTACTTTTTAATTATTGTATGCTTGTAGaatgactttattgtcattgacaTGCAATGGAATGTATCTGTTGGATACAAAAATAATAAGGGCTGTCAAATGACTAGAATATTTAATCGCAATTAATGAGAGGTTGTTGTGAGTTAACTCAAAATTTATCGCAATTTATTCCAAACTTTCATCATTATTAAGTGTGCCCAAAACACATAATTTGAAAGTTTTTATTACCATAAATGGACAATTagtttgctttaatgaaatgtttttaatCATTGTACTTTTTTAAACAGCTTAACACAAAATAGACAAAAATAAGCTTCATAACACTTTTaatgacagtaaaaaaacaaaaaactacctGCTGCGCATTGGTGCCTTGCCAGagttttgtattttgtagaaatacagagtttgtattcctgctgtagaagCACTCGCATTTTGAGGAGCTACACCAGgtttagataccagtttcacACACTAATAACAGAAATTGTGGATTGTATGACAAGGGTTTGATTGTTAAACCTTTTCGGCAAtctaatctgtgatatttcttcCTGAATGAATGCTTCTGATATcttgtacagtacatgtacaaGTTAATGATATTCATGTcactgcatgacaatgttttagccttctctatttattaataaaaatgtaatatgctgcctgctaaacattctgtaattgcgTACTGATCAATGAGAACAGGTTGTAAAAGAATATATACTTAATTTCAATCAGCCAGAAAACATTTTACAATGATCACAGAGTACATAACTGAACATGTTTGACAAAGGGTAATTTTAATGTAAGACTATTTTTCATTTTGTCATTTTAGTTAAACCGGATTTGACGCGTAGCGCTATTGTTGTGAAGCCGAATGATTGGTATGACTATGGACTTCTTGTCTACCGTCTTTCGTTTCTGCTGAGCTTTTATTCTATTTTACTAAAGCAGTATAGTGTATCCACCTCTCTGCAAGGGGCAAAGCAGGTTTCGCTTCAATGATGTCGACTCAAAGCGATCGAAAGTAGAATGAATAGTCTTGTCTTGTCGGAAGAACCATTTGCCATTACTTTGAACATGAGATTTCCATAATGTACCCTTTTCTTTGTGCATTTTTGCTGGCTATTTTCGGGCTTGTGGCTCAACAATAACTGAACATCATTATTTCCCACACTATGGAATGGACCGAGGGTCTAAACAGGGGTcgacaacccgcggctctggagccgcatgcggctcttaagCGCCGCCCAAgttgctctctggagctttttcaaaaatatatgaaaaatggaaatcatgagatgatgagggggaaaaaacaaatgttttgttttaatttggtttatgaaggaggacaaacatgacacaaacctccctaattgttataaagcacagtttctatattaaacatgcttcactgatttgagtatttggcgagcgctgttttgtcttactaattttggcggtactggaactcaccctagtttgtttacatgtataactttctctgactttataagatgtgatttatgccacttctttttctgtctcattttgtccaccaaacttataacgttgtgcatgaatgcacaaaggggagttttgttgatgttattgacttatgtggagtgctaatcagatatattgtgtcactgcatgactgcaagctaatcgatgttaacatgctatgtaGGCAAGCTATATGGTcatatcattatgcctcatttgtaggtatatttgagctcatttagtttcctttaagtcattttaattaaatttatatctTATGACACactatgtaatatggcttttaattttttccggctccagacagatttatttttgtattttttgtctaatattgctctttcaacatttttggtctAAAAGGAGTCagaactttgacagccctaaaaataACCAGCTTGAAATCTACATGTGGGAGTGGTCAATGTGTTGtcatcatataatttgcataattgttgatgatatatatatatatatatatatatatatatatatatatatatatatatatatatatatatatatatgtatatgtagagagagagagatacatttttatatatatagatttatataatgctaaaaaataatttacatacatttaaaaataagtcTGTGTTATTAATTAGTTTTTACCTCGTCCTATCCGCGAGGTTCCAGACACTCGGGTGCGTCTTGCTTACGGTTAATCAAAGTTTTTCTCCGGCTGCATTTTCtgtgcatcactagtcaatagtgctTAAATATTATAGgctatatatccattcatacaatatatGACTTAAATTCTTTTCCACctaaaatgtacacatttttaaGGTGCGGCGGCTTCAATTTAGCCATGGCACCGCACCACGATCAGATATATACTGTGCGTATATATAGGGAAAGCAATGTCAACTGCCGTAGGTTAAAAAAATCCTTTAATGCCCATGCTGATTATGTCTCTGGCCAAAGTCTCAAGTAAATGTGCACGCAATGGCTCCTCTTAATTTTGGCTGTGTCGACAACCGCTTATGTCATCATGAGACTGCCAGTTTGAGGAGTGGCAACATAAACAGGTACCACTGTTGTAGCAATCGTTAGCAGTGCTACAATCATGAACACTTCCATTTTGGGGGTAAGTGACAAACTTCCATTGTTACTTATGTTGTATTTGTTGCAGGTAGGTcatttc includes:
- the LOC133553166 gene encoding methylmalonate-semialdehyde/malonate-semialdehyde dehydrogenase [acylating], mitochondrial-like; translation: MAAMLRSVLNKKSPLQLGRMCYSSAPTTKLFIDGKFVESNTSEWLDIHNPATNEVVGRVPKATETEMLAAVDSSSKAFRSWSETSILSRQQIFLRYQQLIKDNIKELAKMITLEQGKTLADAEGDVFRGLQVVEHTCGITSLMLGETLPSITKDMDTYTYRLPIGVCAGIAPFNFPAMIPLWMFPIGMVCGNTYLMKPSERVPGCTMLLAKMLQDAGAPDGTLNIIHGQHAAVNFICDHPAIKAISFVGSNQAGEYIYNRGSKNGKRVQSNMGAKNHGVVMPDANRENTINQLVGAAFGAAGQRCMALSTAIFVGESREWLPELVDRSKSLRVNAGDQPGADVGPLISPEAKNRVESLIQSGVEEGAKLLLDGRNVNVKGYENGNFVGPTILGGVTTDMTCYKEEIFGPVLVVLETDSLDEAISLINNNPYGNGTAIFTTNGATARRYTHEVDVGQIGVNVPIPVPLPMFSFTGSRGSFRGDTNFYGKQGIQFYTQIKTVTSQWKAEDATLTSPAVTMPTMGR